The proteins below are encoded in one region of Candidatus Methanoperedens sp.:
- a CDS encoding DNA-binding protein, producing MAENGSVYVREVAHRVFAAELNESNLQLKEGQDDQYPKQYLITPTGAKCNRIFIVGTLTEKENVGNDSDFWRGRIVDPTGVFYVTAGQYQPEAAQVLAKTAPPEFIAVIGKPTTFTTKEGNVLISIRAESMQVVDAATRDRWVVNVDAYKAMVAQALESVRAR from the coding sequence ATGGCTGAAAATGGATCAGTATACGTTCGTGAAGTAGCGCACCGTGTGTTTGCGGCAGAACTAAATGAGTCAAATCTCCAATTAAAGGAAGGACAGGACGACCAGTATCCAAAACAGTATCTTATCACACCGACAGGAGCAAAATGCAACCGCATTTTCATCGTGGGCACGCTCACAGAAAAAGAAAATGTGGGGAACGACTCTGATTTCTGGCGCGGTCGTATCGTTGACCCTACAGGCGTCTTCTATGTGACAGCCGGGCAGTACCAGCCCGAGGCTGCGCAGGTACTGGCAAAGACCGCGCCGCCTGAGTTCATCGCGGTCATCGGAAAGCCGACAACATTTACCACCAAGGAAGGGAACGTTCTTATCTCCATCAGGGCTGAGTCCATGCAGGTAGTGGACGCTGCGACAAGGGACAGATGGGTCGTGAACGTGGATGCTTATAAGGCGATGGTGGCGCAGGCGCTGGAGTCGGTGAGGGCGAGGTAG
- a CDS encoding replication factor A (Replication protein A protects and stabilize the intermediate ssDNA that is generated by the unwinding action of a DNA helicase at the replication fork. In addition, SSBs prevent the formation of secondary structures by single-stranded template DNA.), with protein MKEIAKQIEARFMELGVKVETSEIESSLDQLINKFKVPPEEARRNVINSFLKKHNVPKSEFFAPRETPQVKVSDIKEDGKWVTVRGKVVQLWDARHESLSQSGLLGDESGTIAFKKWTKANLPQIEEGKCYLFKNVVTSEWQERFSVSLNKTSEIIPINENIEVGNTLTEFTGAIVDVQSGSGLIKRCPECNRALVKGACGEHGKVEGLYDLRIKAILDDGEKVQDILMNREITEAFTGITLEKAKEMATEALDQGVVLDFMKNKLVGRYYVVTGRKLDRFILVDSIKLDVKPIDEDIKRLLAVTAAPLAMEA; from the coding sequence ATGAAAGAAATAGCAAAACAGATAGAAGCCCGATTCATGGAACTGGGCGTTAAAGTAGAGACAAGTGAAATAGAATCAAGTTTGGACCAGTTGATAAATAAATTCAAGGTCCCTCCTGAAGAAGCACGCAGAAACGTGATAAACTCTTTCTTAAAGAAACATAATGTTCCCAAGAGTGAATTTTTCGCTCCGCGTGAAACTCCGCAGGTAAAGGTATCAGATATAAAAGAGGATGGAAAATGGGTAACGGTGCGGGGTAAAGTAGTCCAGTTGTGGGATGCTAGGCACGAATCTCTTTCCCAGAGCGGACTGCTTGGCGATGAATCGGGAACAATAGCATTCAAGAAATGGACAAAGGCAAACCTTCCCCAGATTGAAGAAGGAAAATGCTACCTATTTAAGAATGTGGTAACTTCTGAATGGCAAGAGCGATTTAGTGTCAGTTTAAATAAAACCAGTGAAATTATTCCGATAAATGAAAATATCGAGGTGGGAAACACACTCACCGAATTCACTGGTGCGATCGTGGATGTCCAGAGCGGTTCAGGTCTGATAAAGAGATGTCCCGAATGCAACCGGGCGCTTGTAAAAGGCGCTTGTGGCGAACACGGAAAGGTTGAAGGGTTATATGACTTGCGAATTAAAGCTATCCTTGATGATGGTGAAAAGGTACAAGATATCCTCATGAACCGAGAAATAACCGAAGCGTTCACCGGTATCACCCTTGAAAAAGCAAAGGAAATGGCAACAGAAGCGCTTGACCAGGGCGTTGTTCTTGATTTTATGAAAAATAAGCTTGTGGGACGCTATTATGTAGTGACCGGAAGGAAACTTGACAGGTTCATACTGGTCGATTCCATCAAACTAGATGTAAAACCGATCGATGAAGACATTAAGAGGTTACTTGCAGTAACTGCGGCGCCTCTTGCAATGGAGGCGTGA
- a CDS encoding tRNA(Ile)(2)-agmatinylcytidine synthase has protein sequence MIIGLDDTDSREGMCTTYLAAVLIEKLKKYGTVDEYPLLVRLNPNIIYKTRGNAAIAIPLELKNGTGAGKVKELVIETVKDMAVLSDENTNPGVVFVEDTTEEMQDELSRFSMRAVQDVLEIHEAKELLKRHGISHKGFKNGRGLIGALAAAGFALCGIPDFTYELIAYREKKQWGTLREIEEDSVWAADATTYPDTWDTVDYENKRIVFAPHSPDPILFGIRGESESAVRNAFSMIKSEPIERYVVYRTNQNTDMHLIPANINEVRNDRSYSLNGTVSSPPKTIEGGHVIFGLADGTAALECAAFEPTKGFRNIIRQLRAGDEVTVCGSVKDRTLNIEKIKVISLNPHELRNPLCCRKRMKSMGKEQGYRCEKCGAVKKEKVTETLQRNLSPRFYEVPPSARRHLSKPLIRFREMQVASACVRLKKCAPPVDPQYREENSSLPRKRAFFHLPAW, from the coding sequence ATGATTATAGGGCTCGACGACACGGATTCACGAGAAGGCATGTGCACAACGTATCTTGCAGCCGTGCTCATCGAAAAACTTAAAAAATACGGAACGGTAGACGAATACCCGCTTCTTGTCCGCCTGAACCCCAACATAATATATAAAACACGCGGCAACGCCGCTATCGCAATTCCGCTTGAATTGAAAAATGGCACAGGCGCTGGAAAAGTAAAAGAGCTGGTCATTGAAACCGTGAAAGATATGGCTGTTCTTTCAGATGAAAACACCAACCCTGGAGTCGTTTTTGTTGAAGATACTACAGAAGAGATGCAGGATGAACTGTCCCGATTCTCGATGCGAGCCGTGCAGGATGTGCTGGAAATTCATGAAGCCAAGGAACTGCTAAAACGCCATGGGATAAGCCACAAGGGATTCAAGAACGGGAGGGGATTGATCGGAGCGCTTGCTGCTGCAGGCTTTGCGCTCTGCGGTATTCCTGATTTCACATACGAGCTGATAGCATACCGTGAGAAAAAACAGTGGGGCACATTGCGGGAAATCGAAGAGGATTCGGTATGGGCTGCCGATGCCACCACGTATCCTGACACATGGGACACCGTGGATTACGAGAATAAGCGCATCGTGTTTGCCCCCCACTCGCCGGACCCGATTCTTTTTGGCATTCGGGGAGAGAGCGAAAGCGCGGTAAGAAATGCATTTTCAATGATAAAAAGCGAGCCAATCGAACGATATGTTGTCTATAGGACAAACCAGAATACCGATATGCACCTGATTCCTGCAAACATCAACGAGGTCAGGAACGACCGTTCATACAGCCTCAATGGCACGGTCAGCAGCCCCCCAAAAACGATAGAAGGCGGGCATGTTATCTTCGGGCTGGCAGACGGCACCGCCGCCCTGGAATGCGCTGCCTTTGAGCCCACAAAGGGCTTTCGCAATATCATCAGGCAGCTTCGCGCAGGGGATGAGGTAACAGTCTGTGGAAGCGTGAAAGACAGGACTCTGAACATTGAAAAAATCAAGGTAATATCCCTCAATCCGCATGAACTGCGAAACCCCCTCTGCTGCAGAAAACGAATGAAGTCCATGGGCAAAGAACAGGGCTACAGGTGTGAAAAATGCGGGGCAGTAAAAAAAGAAAAGGTTACTGAGACGCTACAAAGAAACCTTTCACCTAGATTTTATGAAGTGCCCCCGTCCGCACGGAGGCATCTCTCAAAGCCACTCATCAGATTTCGGGAGATGCAGGTGGCATCCGCTTGTGTTCGTTTGAAGAAATGCGCGCCGCCAGTTGATCCACAATATCGGGAGGAAAATTCGTCTTTACCGCGGAAACGTGCTTTTTTTCATCTACCAGCATGGTGA
- a CDS encoding transcriptional regulator, whose product MNKELLITRAIAILSRAGFIISERCDIRPRSFDMAARRDNLLLLIKVISNIDGLNEETSREMQFLSKHLNGYPIVIGEKTRDHSLETGVVYFRYGVPAFDINTVHDCFIEDSPPLIYAEHGGLYVNIGGNILKEERIRKNISLGALASLLGVSRRTISKYEEGEMAASVDVALKLEEVLDRGFTVAVDLFEKLDLNDPRKKADVANEYSNIFSILKNMGFEVSPISQAPFDAVSQSSNRRDETTILTGVGECTKTMVKKAHLMSSISEVAHTQSLLIVHGASKTKNIERTVLMEDKELKKYSDKDDFIDLLHERGRRIEVS is encoded by the coding sequence ATGAATAAAGAGTTACTTATAACTCGTGCCATCGCTATTTTGAGCAGGGCTGGCTTTATCATTTCCGAGCGCTGTGATATCCGCCCCAGGAGTTTTGATATGGCAGCCAGACGTGATAATTTACTGCTGTTGATTAAGGTCATCTCCAATATCGACGGATTAAATGAGGAAACTAGCAGGGAAATGCAGTTCCTTTCAAAACATCTGAACGGGTATCCCATTGTAATAGGAGAAAAAACCCGCGACCATTCCCTGGAAACAGGTGTGGTCTATTTCAGGTATGGCGTCCCTGCATTTGACATAAACACAGTGCATGACTGCTTTATAGAGGACAGCCCGCCTTTGATTTATGCCGAGCACGGCGGCTTGTATGTAAATATCGGAGGAAACATCCTGAAAGAAGAACGCATCAGGAAAAATATATCCCTGGGCGCGCTTGCATCGCTGCTCGGGGTCTCAAGAAGGACTATTAGCAAGTACGAGGAAGGCGAGATGGCGGCAAGCGTTGATGTTGCGCTCAAACTTGAGGAAGTACTGGACAGGGGTTTTACGGTTGCGGTTGACCTGTTCGAAAAACTTGATTTGAACGATCCCCGGAAAAAAGCAGATGTCGCAAACGAATATTCAAATATTTTCTCAATCTTAAAGAATATGGGATTCGAGGTGTCGCCTATTTCCCAGGCGCCATTCGATGCGGTATCCCAGTCTTCAAACCGAAGGGATGAGACCACGATACTGACAGGCGTGGGTGAATGCACAAAAACGATGGTCAAAAAGGCGCATCTGATGAGCAGTATATCCGAGGTTGCTCATACCCAGTCGCTGTTGATAGTACATGGGGCAAGCAAGACGAAAAATATTGAAAGAACCGTTCTTATGGAAGATAAGGAGCTAAAAAAATACAGCGACAAGGATGATTTTATAGACCTTTTACATGAGCGAGGGCGGCGGATCGAGGTTTCATGA
- a CDS encoding DUF2283 domain-containing protein, with translation MRIKIDLESDALYFRISEDAIEESEEIKKGLIVDYDATGKVVGIEILNIKEKFKMEDLTGLKLEMPSVTKAAA, from the coding sequence ATGAGAATTAAAATCGATCTGGAAAGTGATGCGCTCTACTTCAGAATCAGTGAGGACGCGATAGAAGAGAGCGAGGAAATAAAGAAGGGTCTTATCGTTGATTACGATGCCACTGGCAAGGTTGTAGGAATAGAAATACTTAACATAAAAGAAAAATTCAAGATGGAAGATTTGACAGGTCTTAAATTGGAAATGCCTTCAGTTACAAAGGCAGCAGCGTAA
- the rbcL gene encoding type III ribulose-bisphosphate carboxylase, with amino-acid sequence MTEKIDWYDEFVDLNYTPAKNDLICLYYFEPAKGINAKEAIGRIASESSAGTWTTLHELPARVARIKARAFELNGRYVKVAYPIDLWEPGNAPQLLSGIAGNIFGMKALRNLRLMDASLPAKYISSFKGPHHGISGIRSLLKVKERPITGAVPKPKIGFSAAEHAGVAYETWMGGFDLVKDDENLTSTSFNRFEERVERMAKLRDKAQKQTGDEKDALLNITGETKEMIRRAKLLSDSGFRFAMIDVVTCGTASVQTLREECGDLGLAIHAHRAMHAVFDRNPKHGITMYFLAKLMRLVGVDEIHAGTAVGKLVSTKKEITQIAAVLRDPAITEPLPQDWGSIKPALPVSSGGLHPGLIPSVMRILGNDCTLLVSGGIHGHPEGTRAGAMATMQAIEASMEGIDLREYAKKHKELQQALEKWEYLKPK; translated from the coding sequence ATGACTGAGAAAATTGATTGGTACGATGAATTTGTTGATCTGAACTATACCCCGGCAAAGAATGATTTAATATGCCTCTATTATTTCGAACCTGCAAAGGGGATAAACGCAAAAGAAGCCATCGGGAGAATCGCCTCTGAAAGTTCTGCGGGCACATGGACCACGCTCCACGAACTGCCTGCGCGAGTTGCCAGGATCAAGGCGCGCGCCTTTGAATTAAACGGCAGATACGTAAAAGTGGCTTACCCGATTGACCTCTGGGAGCCCGGCAATGCGCCGCAGTTGCTGAGCGGCATAGCAGGCAACATCTTTGGCATGAAAGCCTTGCGGAACTTAAGATTAATGGATGCCTCCCTTCCTGCAAAGTATATCAGCTCCTTCAAAGGACCGCATCACGGAATTTCAGGAATCAGGTCGCTATTGAAAGTAAAAGAAAGACCCATCACAGGCGCAGTGCCAAAACCCAAAATCGGCTTCAGCGCTGCAGAACATGCAGGGGTTGCATACGAAACATGGATGGGCGGGTTTGACCTTGTAAAAGATGATGAAAACCTGACCTCCACTTCCTTTAATCGTTTCGAGGAGCGCGTAGAGCGAATGGCGAAATTGAGGGATAAAGCGCAGAAGCAAACAGGGGATGAGAAGGATGCACTCCTGAATATCACGGGCGAAACGAAGGAAATGATACGCAGGGCGAAATTACTTTCTGATTCCGGATTCCGGTTTGCCATGATCGATGTGGTCACCTGCGGCACAGCCTCTGTCCAGACTCTGCGCGAGGAATGCGGCGACCTTGGCCTGGCGATACATGCCCACCGTGCGATGCATGCAGTCTTTGACAGGAATCCAAAACACGGGATTACGATGTATTTCCTGGCTAAACTTATGCGCCTGGTAGGTGTGGATGAAATCCATGCGGGTACGGCGGTTGGGAAACTGGTGAGCACTAAAAAGGAGATAACCCAGATTGCCGCTGTGCTTCGCGACCCTGCAATAACAGAACCGCTGCCGCAGGATTGGGGCTCGATAAAACCTGCGCTCCCTGTTTCTTCGGGCGGGCTTCATCCCGGTTTAATACCTTCCGTGATGCGCATACTTGGAAATGACTGCACGCTGCTTGTGAGCGGCGGAATACACGGACATCCGGAAGGAACGCGTGCCGGCGCAATGGCTACGATGCAGGCGATAGAGGCGTCAATGGAAGGGATTGACCTACGTGAGTACGCAAAAAAGCATAAAGAATTACAGCAGGCACTGGAAAAATGGGAATATTTAAAGCCTAAATAA